The following are encoded in a window of Brevibacillus ruminantium genomic DNA:
- a CDS encoding serine hydrolase translates to MENKEWQKQFVEVAQPHIDKCGVPGVYVGLNKDGQSIYRHGFGYRDKERQLAITPDTVMGVASITKSFTCAAIMQLQEAGRLRVHDPVLAYLPEFRTPDQSCTEKMTIHHFMTHTSGLPLLPTDYLAIKGLPDGNIEDEDHPIHKQIKKEDQKWVHTYEDFMEVISKTDFQLLGQPGARFNYSNDAYSLLGAIIERVSGKTYETYIKEHILQPAGMHNSSFDLQDLQHYKEVTTIYRLKNEARDIEVYPDPKWEEGPVVLASGHLNSTVHDMLRYTEIYRTGGLVGSERILSKESVEQMTHPHVQAGYGQYYGYGLFVTPNYYGATKLEHSGGLKGVASQMVIIPERGITGIAMANLAETPIIELLNYAVHSLENRPATSPSLPFPTECSINEAQLRQYTGTYRAGANHDRQVMMEQGALVLDLGGNKVPLRPIGDDYFVMKLDEEEQAIRFQRDESGNVSGISIGVLYLVKLADENVNDGKEV, encoded by the coding sequence ATGGAAAACAAGGAATGGCAAAAGCAATTTGTAGAGGTAGCACAACCGCACATTGACAAGTGTGGCGTACCGGGCGTGTATGTGGGCTTGAACAAGGACGGTCAAAGCATCTATCGTCACGGGTTTGGCTATCGGGATAAAGAGAGGCAGCTGGCGATTACGCCTGATACGGTGATGGGCGTAGCGTCGATCACCAAGTCGTTTACGTGTGCTGCGATCATGCAGCTGCAGGAAGCGGGAAGGCTGCGGGTTCACGATCCGGTGCTCGCCTATTTACCGGAGTTTCGCACGCCCGACCAGAGCTGCACCGAGAAAATGACGATCCACCATTTTATGACACACACGTCTGGATTGCCGTTATTGCCAACGGATTACCTGGCAATCAAGGGTTTGCCGGATGGGAATATCGAAGACGAGGACCATCCCATTCACAAGCAAATCAAGAAAGAGGATCAGAAGTGGGTGCATACGTACGAGGATTTTATGGAGGTCATCAGCAAGACAGATTTTCAGCTATTAGGGCAGCCTGGAGCAAGATTCAACTACTCCAATGACGCTTATTCACTGCTTGGCGCCATCATTGAGCGAGTCAGCGGGAAGACCTACGAGACGTATATAAAGGAGCATATTCTTCAGCCGGCGGGAATGCATAATAGCTCGTTCGACTTGCAGGATTTACAGCATTACAAAGAGGTAACGACGATCTATCGACTTAAAAATGAGGCCAGGGACATTGAAGTTTACCCTGATCCTAAGTGGGAGGAAGGTCCCGTTGTGCTCGCCTCCGGTCACTTAAACTCTACCGTCCATGACATGCTGCGCTATACGGAAATATATCGGACAGGAGGGCTGGTCGGTTCAGAACGCATTCTTTCTAAAGAGAGCGTGGAGCAGATGACGCATCCGCATGTCCAAGCGGGGTATGGTCAGTATTACGGCTACGGATTATTCGTGACGCCGAATTACTACGGAGCTACAAAGCTGGAGCATAGCGGAGGGCTCAAAGGGGTGGCCTCGCAAATGGTCATCATCCCCGAGCGAGGAATAACGGGTATCGCGATGGCGAATTTGGCAGAGACGCCAATCATCGAGCTGCTGAACTATGCCGTCCATTCGCTGGAGAACCGTCCTGCAACCTCTCCCTCCCTGCCATTTCCTACGGAGTGCAGTATCAACGAAGCACAGCTGCGGCAGTACACAGGTACGTATCGGGCAGGGGCCAACCACGATAGGCAAGTGATGATGGAGCAAGGAGCTCTGGTGCTTGATCTGGGCGGCAATAAGGTCCCGCTGCGCCCGATCGGAGATGATTATTTCGTGATGAAGCTGGATGAAGAGGAACAAGCGATCAGGTTTCAAAGAGACGAGAGCGGTAACGTATCCGGCATTTCAATAGGTGTGCTTTACTTGGTGAAGCTCGCAGATGAAAACGTAAATGACGGGAAAGAGGTGTGA
- a CDS encoding serine hydrolase: MNRQGWESTFEELAEKVIKESRAPGFVIGVNQDGKSLYRKGFGYRDAEQKLEITPDTVMGLASVTKSFTCMAIMQLQEAGKLSVHAPVLTYLPQFRTPDRQKTEQITIHHLMTHSSGLPPLPVDLLAIKHSLLDTLPEEANPIHRFLKKEDQKPIHTYQEFIEVLSRVDYELLGSPGQHFSYSNDGYSLLGAIIAEVSGKPYDVYVKEHILEPANMPSSTFLLSDLPRYPDVTTIYHMRDNQGVPELYPDPHWEDGPAVAASGHLNSTVRDMLNYAEIFRTDGTVGKERILSEESVRQMTLPHIPCNYKRYYGYGLMVEPNYYGGTLLKHGGAIKGVAAHLSIVPERGITTMALANLIGTPVEKLTLAALNLLEGREADVPLVTYEEYRAATNRFEEYVGRYISGEGMDVSITAEDGVLTLINNTAIFASDKGVKYPLMQIAEDYFLARMDGSELTIGFTNGEDGKVKAVAFGYRQIPKVVATEV, from the coding sequence ATGAATAGACAAGGTTGGGAAAGCACGTTTGAAGAGCTCGCAGAAAAGGTGATAAAGGAGAGCCGGGCGCCTGGATTCGTCATTGGAGTCAATCAAGACGGTAAGAGTCTGTATCGAAAAGGGTTCGGCTACCGCGACGCCGAGCAAAAGCTGGAGATTACGCCTGATACCGTCATGGGACTGGCATCGGTCACTAAGTCCTTTACTTGCATGGCGATCATGCAACTACAGGAAGCCGGAAAGCTGTCCGTCCATGCTCCTGTTCTCACATACCTCCCACAGTTCCGGACCCCGGACCGCCAGAAGACGGAGCAAATAACGATTCATCACTTGATGACGCATTCATCCGGGCTTCCGCCACTGCCTGTCGATCTACTCGCGATCAAGCATTCCTTGCTCGACACGCTTCCAGAAGAGGCAAATCCGATACACAGATTTTTGAAGAAGGAAGATCAGAAGCCGATCCATACGTATCAGGAATTTATTGAGGTTCTCTCAAGAGTGGACTACGAATTGCTGGGTTCGCCCGGTCAGCATTTTAGCTACTCCAATGACGGCTACTCCCTGCTCGGAGCCATTATTGCTGAAGTGAGCGGCAAACCGTATGACGTCTACGTGAAGGAACACATTCTTGAGCCAGCAAATATGCCGAGCAGCACCTTTCTTTTGAGTGACCTGCCTCGTTATCCAGATGTTACTACGATTTATCACATGAGAGACAATCAAGGTGTACCTGAGCTGTACCCTGACCCGCACTGGGAGGATGGGCCAGCTGTGGCTGCATCTGGACATTTGAATTCGACTGTGCGCGATATGCTGAATTACGCTGAAATTTTTCGTACAGACGGAACGGTCGGCAAGGAACGGATACTTTCTGAAGAAAGCGTAAGGCAGATGACCCTTCCTCACATTCCATGCAACTACAAAAGGTATTACGGGTATGGCCTGATGGTGGAGCCCAACTATTATGGAGGAACGCTTCTGAAGCATGGGGGAGCCATCAAAGGCGTTGCGGCTCATTTGAGCATCGTTCCCGAAAGAGGAATTACAACAATGGCGCTCGCCAATCTGATCGGAACACCGGTGGAAAAGCTGACTTTGGCTGCCTTGAATCTTCTCGAAGGCCGGGAAGCTGACGTGCCTCTGGTCACCTATGAAGAATATCGGGCGGCGACAAATCGATTCGAGGAGTACGTGGGCAGATATATCTCAGGCGAAGGAATGGATGTCAGCATAACAGCAGAGGACGGTGTGCTGACTCTGATAAACAATACGGCTATTTTTGCAAGCGACAAAGGAGTGAAGTATCCGCTTATGCAGATCGCCGAAGACTACTTTTTGGCCCGCATGGACGGAAGCGAGCTTACAATCGGCTTTACGAACGGAGAAGACGGAAAGGTAAAAGCTGTTGCTTTCGGATATCGACAAATTCCTAAGGTTGTAGCTACGGAGGTATAA
- a CDS encoding mandelate racemase/muconate lactonizing enzyme family protein, producing MKIKSVQVHAIRIPLLRPFIVAYATYYEMPSIIVRVETDDGLVGFGESVPDQHVTGETWESTYALLVHHLIPAIIGENPFDIERIHDLMNRCVYQAPAAKAAVDIACYDLMGKAAGQPVYHLLGGKYHPTLSLPYVLSILAPEVMAEEAKQAVASGFDSVKIKVGADLMTDVQRIRAVRKAVGPAVKLRVDANQGWVNRTNSLLALGQIEDCQIDWMEQPVLADDLEALAEIRRQTAIPIMVDEGLLGPSEMREVIAKKAADKVNIKLMKCGGIYPASKLVHQAEMAGMECQIGSMPESSVGSAAGAHLSIAKKNIISNELAGPFIFSKDVGNLTCQGKQIVVSDKPGLGIEVDEAILAELTVMSEQIR from the coding sequence ATGAAAATAAAGTCTGTCCAGGTCCATGCCATCAGAATCCCCCTTTTGCGCCCGTTTATTGTTGCGTACGCCACCTATTACGAGATGCCTTCTATTATTGTGCGTGTAGAGACCGATGATGGACTGGTGGGCTTTGGAGAATCGGTTCCCGATCAGCATGTCACGGGGGAGACATGGGAGAGCACTTATGCGCTGCTCGTCCATCACCTGATCCCGGCAATCATCGGCGAAAATCCGTTTGACATCGAGCGAATTCACGATTTGATGAACCGATGCGTATACCAAGCACCGGCAGCAAAAGCGGCTGTCGATATCGCGTGCTACGATTTAATGGGAAAGGCCGCAGGGCAGCCCGTCTATCATTTACTAGGTGGAAAATATCATCCGACTCTGTCCCTGCCATATGTGCTCAGTATTCTTGCGCCCGAGGTTATGGCAGAGGAAGCGAAGCAGGCTGTGGCTTCCGGCTTTGACAGTGTAAAAATAAAGGTAGGCGCTGATCTTATGACAGACGTACAGCGCATTCGTGCCGTTCGAAAGGCGGTCGGCCCTGCTGTGAAGCTGCGGGTAGACGCCAATCAGGGATGGGTCAATCGCACCAATTCCTTGCTGGCTCTCGGGCAAATCGAGGATTGTCAAATCGATTGGATGGAGCAGCCCGTCCTGGCTGATGATCTGGAAGCTTTGGCGGAAATTCGCAGGCAGACGGCGATTCCGATCATGGTAGACGAGGGCTTGCTCGGACCGAGTGAGATGCGGGAAGTCATCGCGAAAAAGGCAGCCGATAAGGTGAACATCAAGCTAATGAAGTGCGGGGGCATCTACCCTGCAAGCAAGCTGGTTCATCAAGCCGAAATGGCCGGGATGGAATGTCAGATTGGCTCGATGCCAGAATCATCAGTGGGCAGCGCGGCAGGAGCTCACTTATCGATCGCGAAGAAAAATATTATTTCAAATGAATTGGCAGGTCCTTTCATTTTTTCAAAAGATGTGGGGAATCTGACGTGCCAAGGAAAGCAAATTGTAGTGAGCGATAAACCGGGATTGGGGATCGAGGTCGATGAAGCGATTCTCGCCGAGCTAACGGTGATGTCAGAGCAAATTCGTTGA
- a CDS encoding GNAT family N-acetyltransferase, which yields MHRTKATTLKIVETLTEEQLVMLKELEQEAFGVHGSIDEWVLVPLARHGCIILFQEEGDSRPVGVCELMRDFRQPDKAYVYGFYIRADKKGLGYGYTFLESLLAQLREDGFTKVCLTVGPENVGAVALYQKAGFQIIETRIAEYGSGYDRHYMEKRL from the coding sequence ATGCACAGGACAAAAGCGACAACACTTAAAATCGTGGAGACATTAACGGAGGAACAGCTAGTGATGCTGAAGGAGCTGGAGCAGGAAGCCTTTGGCGTGCATGGAAGCATCGATGAATGGGTGCTCGTACCGCTTGCCAGACATGGCTGCATCATCCTTTTTCAGGAAGAAGGAGACTCTCGGCCCGTTGGTGTTTGTGAGCTGATGAGAGATTTTCGCCAGCCCGATAAAGCGTATGTGTACGGGTTCTACATTCGAGCGGACAAAAAAGGCTTGGGGTATGGCTACACTTTTTTGGAGAGCTTGCTTGCGCAATTGCGAGAGGATGGATTTACAAAGGTTTGCTTGACCGTTGGACCGGAAAATGTCGGGGCGGTTGCTCTTTATCAAAAAGCGGGCTTTCAGATTATAGAGACACGTATTGCGGAGTACGGCAGCGGTTACGACCGCCATTATATGGAAAAGAGATTGTAA
- a CDS encoding C45 family autoproteolytic acyltransferase/hydolase — MKGFPVFRISGTAYERGRQFGQLAREQIVTNLRAYERAFREGAAISWEEATAYAAQFIPWIEQYDAEIMEEIKGISEGAGLDLQDIVALNARSEIITNLGGSASKADGCTCIAAVPPATKRQETLIGQNWDWINLIADGLVVVEIEQPPRPTILMITEAGIVGKIGMNAKGLAVCLNFLRSSEKSVGVPIHIILRGILNSSTLPQAIRQITRLPRGTAANYLLAHREGEAVGVETAQVNYDVLYPLEGHITHTNHFVSPRIQVDDSVRMGASDTYLRMGRATKLLTAERGSIDEEYIKDIFRDHFSYPDAICRHGEAEESEETALLDCTLFSIVMNLTTGTFELSKGQPCQSTYERYHFSEKHEIAKPIL; from the coding sequence ATGAAAGGATTTCCTGTCTTTCGGATTAGCGGTACAGCATACGAAAGAGGGAGGCAATTCGGACAGCTTGCCAGAGAGCAAATCGTAACGAATCTGCGGGCATATGAACGAGCCTTCCGGGAAGGGGCAGCCATTTCGTGGGAAGAGGCAACAGCATATGCTGCCCAGTTTATCCCATGGATCGAGCAGTACGATGCGGAGATCATGGAAGAAATCAAAGGCATCAGCGAAGGGGCAGGTCTTGATTTGCAGGATATCGTTGCCTTGAATGCGCGAAGCGAAATCATTACCAATCTGGGCGGCTCCGCTTCGAAAGCAGACGGGTGCACATGCATAGCGGCAGTTCCACCTGCTACGAAAAGACAGGAGACACTCATCGGACAAAACTGGGACTGGATCAATCTCATAGCAGATGGGCTCGTGGTGGTAGAAATCGAGCAGCCGCCGCGACCGACCATTCTCATGATTACGGAAGCGGGTATCGTCGGGAAAATTGGAATGAATGCCAAAGGACTAGCGGTATGTCTGAATTTCCTTCGATCCTCGGAAAAATCAGTTGGGGTTCCGATTCACATCATTTTGCGAGGAATATTGAATAGCAGCACGCTGCCTCAGGCGATTCGCCAAATCACGAGACTTCCCCGAGGGACGGCGGCTAATTATTTGTTGGCGCATCGAGAAGGTGAGGCGGTAGGGGTAGAGACTGCACAGGTAAACTACGACGTTCTCTATCCGTTGGAAGGGCATATCACACATACGAATCATTTTGTCAGCCCTCGTATACAGGTAGATGATTCTGTTCGCATGGGGGCCTCCGATACGTATTTGCGGATGGGGAGAGCGACGAAATTGCTGACAGCTGAGCGAGGCAGTATTGACGAGGAGTATATAAAGGATATATTTCGAGATCACTTCAGCTATCCGGATGCAATCTGCCGCCATGGGGAGGCAGAGGAGAGTGAAGAGACAGCGCTGCTCGATTGTACGTTGTTCTCCATCGTCATGAATTTGACGACAGGTACCTTTGAATTATCCAAAGGTCAGCCTTGTCAAAGTACGTATGAGAGGTATCATTTTTCTGAGAAGCACGAAATCGCCAAACCAATTTTATAA
- a CDS encoding M56 family metallopeptidase, whose protein sequence is MNLSARLQHALWLIVLVRLLLPDFPSSPASIFNVATHIKNAVSMIHVEGNSPSHDIPRNSEENKIPQNDHTITPEKNHAQPETIELWDEKQALYSSQVRYAFGVQIVSAIWLAGAVAFITSFLSYLFRMRKRRRTLTPVTDPRILSVMEECQRKFGIKKPISLYTGDYAKSPFISGLIHPWIFMPEAVAKELPPSQLLHILSHELAHFKRKDMWWNTLSSFVLMIHWMNPIVWISMKRMKTSREIACDACVKEVLGEHEATPYGLTMIDFLKRFAFYKIGLAISCFSEK, encoded by the coding sequence TTGAATCTGAGTGCCCGCCTTCAGCATGCGCTGTGGCTGATCGTGTTAGTCAGGCTGCTTTTGCCTGATTTTCCAAGCAGCCCCGCAAGCATATTTAATGTTGCCACACATATAAAAAATGCCGTTTCGATGATTCATGTTGAAGGAAACAGCCCGTCACATGATATCCCTCGAAACAGCGAAGAGAATAAAATACCACAAAATGATCATACCATTACGCCTGAAAAAAATCATGCGCAACCTGAAACAATCGAGCTGTGGGACGAAAAACAAGCACTCTACTCCTCGCAAGTTCGATATGCGTTCGGTGTACAAATCGTATCTGCGATCTGGTTGGCCGGGGCGGTAGCGTTCATTACCTCCTTTTTGTCCTACCTATTTCGGATGAGAAAGCGGCGCAGAACGCTCACTCCGGTAACAGACCCGCGGATTTTGTCTGTCATGGAAGAATGTCAAAGGAAATTTGGTATAAAAAAACCAATCTCGCTTTACACAGGCGACTATGCAAAGAGCCCGTTTATTTCTGGATTGATTCATCCGTGGATCTTTATGCCGGAAGCGGTCGCGAAAGAGTTGCCCCCTTCTCAACTGCTGCATATTTTGTCACATGAACTGGCCCATTTTAAAAGAAAAGACATGTGGTGGAATACGCTCAGCAGTTTTGTCTTGATGATACACTGGATGAACCCAATCGTGTGGATCTCTATGAAAAGAATGAAAACATCCAGGGAAATCGCATGTGATGCCTGCGTCAAGGAGGTTCTCGGAGAACATGAAGCGACTCCATATGGCTTGACGATGATTGATTTCCTGAAGCGGTTTGCCTTTTATAAAATTGGTTTGGCGATTTCGTGCTTCTCAGAAAAATGA
- a CDS encoding BlaI/MecI/CopY family transcriptional regulator produces the protein MCQHQYFKKKALRFERVGRSYLYYPAVSEKECVKAESKSFVNRVFGGAAKLMVTNFLEEGDWSEKEIESECPPSACAVADRVSQAAFA, from the coding sequence ATCTGTCAGCATCAATATTTCAAAAAGAAGGCGCTCCGATTCGAGAGAGTAGGTAGAAGCTATCTGTACTACCCTGCCGTTTCCGAAAAAGAATGTGTCAAAGCGGAAAGCAAATCCTTTGTAAACAGGGTATTTGGCGGAGCAGCAAAGCTAATGGTAACCAACTTCTTGGAAGAGGGCGATTGGTCCGAGAAGGAGATTGAATCTGAGTGCCCGCCTTCAGCATGCGCTGTGGCTGATCGTGTTAGTCAGGCTGCTTTTGCCTGA
- a CDS encoding nucleotidyltransferase domain-containing protein codes for MTVQQVIDQINKELSGVKGIVGVVLGGSRARGTNHAASDIDIGIYYDEAAGFDVSEVSKIATKLDDEHREKIITSLGEWGPWVNGGGWLIVQGYHVDFLFRDVKRVSQVMDDCLTGKVSPHYQTGHPHAYINVMYMGELSICKVLSDPTNQLAELKAKTMPYPKPLKDAMIGYFMFESSFSLLFAEKNLDKDDISYVAGHVFRSISCLNQVIFALNGEYCINEKKAVRMIEGFHTKPNDYKKKIDQIITLISSNQDRTKEGIEILQELISETERLLNK; via the coding sequence ATGACTGTACAACAGGTTATTGATCAAATAAATAAAGAACTTAGTGGAGTTAAGGGCATTGTGGGGGTAGTTTTAGGAGGTTCACGAGCAAGAGGAACGAATCATGCTGCTTCTGATATTGATATTGGGATTTATTATGATGAAGCGGCAGGCTTTGATGTCAGTGAAGTTAGTAAGATCGCTACAAAGTTAGATGATGAACATCGGGAAAAAATCATCACATCTTTAGGAGAATGGGGTCCGTGGGTAAATGGCGGGGGATGGCTCATTGTTCAAGGATATCATGTGGATTTTTTATTCCGTGATGTAAAACGGGTATCACAGGTTATGGATGACTGTTTGACGGGAAAGGTTTCTCCCCATTATCAGACTGGACACCCCCATGCTTATATTAATGTTATGTATATGGGTGAACTCTCCATTTGTAAAGTATTATCTGACCCCACCAATCAGTTAGCCGAACTAAAAGCGAAAACCATGCCGTATCCAAAACCATTAAAAGATGCAATGATTGGATATTTTATGTTTGAATCATCCTTCTCCTTACTGTTTGCTGAGAAAAACTTGGATAAGGATGACATTTCGTACGTTGCGGGCCATGTCTTCCGCTCTATTTCATGTCTAAATCAAGTGATATTTGCATTAAATGGGGAATACTGTATCAATGAGAAAAAGGCAGTTCGGATGATTGAAGGTTTTCATACAAAACCCAATGATTATAAGAAAAAGATAGACCAAATTATTACTTTGATTTCCTCAAATCAAGACCGTACAAAGGAAGGTATTGAAATACTTCAAGAACTCATTTCAGAAACAGAAAGATTATTAAATAAATAG
- a CDS encoding ABC transporter ATP-binding protein produces the protein MKTLIEFKNVTKEYKIGEVPIKALNGVDFSISEGEFVVILGASGAGKSTILHILGGMDTATSGQVIVGDQHITRFNERKLTEYRGEKIGFVFQFYNLIPNLNALENVEFATEVCKNHLDAKDILHKVGLSHRIKNFPSQLSGGEQQRVAIARAVAKNPLLLLCDEPTGALDYVTGKSVLKLLQDLNRDMKKCVVLVTHNSAIAPMADKVIKVKSGMIESVAINEEKQSVEGIEW, from the coding sequence GTGAAAACGTTGATCGAATTCAAAAATGTAACCAAAGAATACAAAATCGGAGAAGTGCCGATCAAGGCCTTAAACGGTGTTGATTTTTCCATATCAGAGGGAGAATTCGTCGTTATTTTGGGGGCAAGCGGCGCCGGTAAAAGTACGATTTTACATATACTTGGCGGTATGGACACGGCGACCTCGGGTCAAGTGATTGTAGGTGATCAACACATCACCAGATTCAACGAAAGAAAATTAACAGAATATCGCGGCGAGAAAATCGGTTTTGTCTTTCAATTCTATAACTTAATCCCGAATTTAAACGCACTGGAAAATGTTGAGTTTGCCACTGAAGTATGTAAAAACCATCTGGATGCGAAAGATATTTTGCACAAAGTTGGATTATCGCATCGTATCAAAAACTTCCCTTCCCAGCTCTCTGGAGGAGAACAACAACGAGTGGCGATCGCGAGAGCTGTTGCCAAAAATCCTTTACTTTTACTCTGTGATGAACCAACCGGAGCTTTGGATTATGTGACAGGCAAGTCCGTCTTAAAGCTTCTTCAAGATTTGAACAGGGACATGAAAAAATGCGTCGTTTTGGTCACACATAATTCTGCGATTGCTCCTATGGCTGATAAAGTGATTAAAGTGAAAAGCGGAATGATCGAAAGCGTTGCGATTAATGAGGAAAAACAGAGTGTTGAAGGGATTGAATGGTAA
- a CDS encoding ABC transporter permease — protein sequence MKLLLKLVRDIKQSIGQFIAFVLVIAVGAFFYAGLVTLSDNLSAYTNAYFQEHNVSDLHVYYSHLSKNDLAGLSEIEGIHKIEGRYTFDATQAFEDYKASLKIHSIPEKNEINTPTLIEGSIPSKKNEILLDSHYANEHQYHVGDQISISTNEKSFAFTISGLGENVEYVKKNEIQDHKTNGFAYIAEEALPDILGGFTYNEIMIDAKEGYDVDELGKSIEAQSKQLTYVDQVRKERTFSYSKIDQTIHNNKMMSRVIPFVFFLIEALILFLTMSRMIDSQRNQVGIMKALGVKNRNIMLHYMGYPVLVGIIGSIIGCVIAAIVFIPLITASNARAYSLPDITFSLSVYSVIPPIIVSSAFGLLACYLSGRAILKERAAQAMRPKPPKKMKQLLIERFPSIWSRISYSNKLILRNIFLHKQKALASSIGVVVSTILLITAFGTQTALLKVANQIEDVNRYDLRVDYARGTSPGTLPLPAGIKNHYYLSTFLVEFIQDDKKENATLVVTEKENNLIHFFDENGNRISLEDDGVLVPKSYADKYQIGEGNIIKINFVAPELTNKTVDMKVLKISTQYSNPSFYATPAYLKSFGIDYSPASLFVEASSSTDLVSVRNFFEQDQHVDTIADKSDLKKSAQYILKQNSFIFIMFIICAVILAFGAIYTISSINIYERNRELATLKVLGYQKNKINRLIFFENIILTTFAVIVALPISGYVYSIVVKGLSSSHQQIPDQLNIFTMFVSVMLAYLLTILANLLLRRRVTRINMIESLKGVE from the coding sequence ATGAAATTACTATTAAAATTAGTAAGGGATATCAAACAATCTATCGGGCAATTTATTGCCTTTGTTTTGGTTATCGCGGTCGGTGCTTTTTTCTATGCGGGGTTAGTCACTTTAAGCGATAATCTGAGTGCGTATACAAATGCTTACTTTCAAGAACATAATGTCAGCGACTTACATGTCTATTACAGTCACCTTTCCAAAAATGATCTGGCTGGATTAAGCGAAATAGAAGGCATCCATAAAATAGAAGGGCGTTATACCTTTGATGCGACACAAGCCTTTGAAGATTATAAAGCTTCATTAAAAATTCATTCAATCCCTGAAAAAAATGAAATCAATACGCCTACTTTGATCGAGGGGAGTATTCCGTCCAAAAAGAATGAGATTTTACTGGATTCCCATTACGCCAACGAACATCAGTATCATGTCGGTGATCAAATCAGTATCAGTACGAATGAAAAAAGCTTTGCGTTTACCATTAGCGGCTTGGGTGAAAATGTTGAATATGTAAAAAAGAACGAAATCCAAGACCATAAAACGAACGGATTCGCTTATATTGCCGAAGAGGCCCTGCCTGATATCTTAGGCGGCTTTACCTATAATGAAATCATGATTGATGCGAAAGAAGGGTACGATGTTGACGAATTAGGGAAATCAATTGAAGCGCAATCCAAACAACTTACGTATGTAGATCAAGTAAGGAAAGAACGGACTTTCAGTTATTCCAAAATCGATCAAACGATACATAATAATAAAATGATGAGCAGAGTGATACCATTCGTTTTCTTTTTAATTGAAGCGCTTATCCTCTTTCTTACCATGTCGAGGATGATCGATTCTCAAAGAAATCAAGTAGGTATTATGAAGGCGTTGGGTGTAAAAAACAGAAACATCATGCTTCATTACATGGGATACCCTGTGCTGGTAGGGATCATCGGCTCAATCATAGGTTGTGTCATTGCCGCTATCGTATTTATTCCATTAATAACTGCGTCGAATGCACGGGCCTACTCTCTGCCTGACATTACATTTTCACTATCTGTTTACTCGGTCATTCCGCCCATCATTGTCTCGAGTGCTTTTGGACTCCTCGCGTGTTACTTGAGTGGCAGAGCCATATTAAAAGAACGTGCGGCTCAGGCTATGCGTCCGAAACCCCCAAAGAAGATGAAACAATTATTGATCGAACGATTTCCGAGTATTTGGAGTCGGATTTCCTACAGTAACAAACTCATTTTGAGAAATATATTTTTACATAAACAAAAAGCTTTAGCCAGCTCCATTGGTGTTGTGGTAAGCACTATCTTACTAATCACTGCCTTTGGCACGCAAACGGCCTTGTTAAAAGTAGCGAACCAAATTGAAGATGTGAATAGATATGATTTGCGAGTAGATTATGCGAGGGGAACTTCCCCTGGGACGTTACCACTCCCCGCCGGGATTAAAAATCATTATTATCTATCCACGTTTCTTGTTGAATTCATACAAGACGATAAAAAAGAAAATGCCACTTTGGTTGTTACGGAAAAAGAAAACAATCTCATTCATTTCTTTGACGAAAATGGCAATCGGATATCTTTGGAAGATGATGGAGTGCTGGTACCCAAATCTTACGCTGATAAATATCAGATTGGAGAAGGAAACATCATCAAAATCAATTTCGTTGCACCAGAGCTTACAAATAAAACAGTAGATATGAAAGTGTTAAAAATATCTACACAGTATTCGAATCCGTCGTTTTATGCCACACCGGCCTATTTAAAGAGCTTTGGCATAGACTACAGCCCCGCCTCTCTTTTCGTTGAGGCCAGTAGCTCTACAGATCTTGTCAGCGTCCGTAACTTCTTTGAACAAGATCAACATGTAGATACGATTGCCGATAAGAGTGATCTAAAAAAATCGGCTCAGTATATTTTGAAACAAAACAGTTTTATCTTTATCATGTTTATCATTTGTGCGGTCATACTCGCCTTTGGCGCTATCTACACAATATCTTCCATCAACATATATGAAAGGAATCGCGAGCTAGCAACACTGAAGGTATTAGGCTATCAAAAAAATAAAATAAACAGACTGATCTTTTTTGAAAATATCATACTCACCACATTTGCGGTCATTGTAGCTTTACCGATCAGTGGCTATGTTTATTCAATCGTTGTAAAGGGACTGTCTAGCAGCCATCAACAAATTCCCGATCAATTAAATATTTTTACTATGTTCGTATCTGTTATGCTTGCATACTTGCTTACCATTCTCGCTAACTTACTACTTAGGAGAAGAGTCACCAGGATAAATATGATTGAATCCCTAAAAGGGGTAGAATAG